Proteins encoded together in one Roseibacterium elongatum DSM 19469 window:
- a CDS encoding class I SAM-dependent methyltransferase, with protein MATSDFALFMGQLLRRPHQVVALAPSSRFLCAEMVAEIDPNAGPVIELGAGTGNITQAILDRGVAPQNLHSIEMNPDFCARLRTRFAGLNVYQMSAGDVGTLPVEGAQAVVSGLPLLSMPIDLQRAILSGTFQRVKPGGSYVQFTYGPKPPVARPVREDLQLAWRVSRKIWWNMPPARVYRFTQRAAGACAI; from the coding sequence ATGGCCACGTCCGATTTTGCCCTGTTCATGGGGCAGCTTCTGCGCAGACCGCATCAGGTGGTCGCACTGGCCCCATCCTCGCGCTTTCTCTGCGCCGAAATGGTGGCCGAGATCGACCCGAACGCCGGCCCGGTGATCGAACTGGGTGCCGGGACCGGCAACATCACGCAGGCCATCCTCGATCGCGGCGTGGCGCCGCAGAACCTGCATTCCATCGAGATGAACCCCGACTTCTGCGCCCGATTGCGCACGCGTTTTGCCGGCCTGAACGTTTATCAGATGAGCGCGGGCGATGTCGGCACCCTGCCGGTCGAGGGCGCGCAGGCGGTGGTTTCGGGCCTGCCCCTGCTGTCGATGCCCATCGATCTGCAACGCGCCATTCTGTCGGGCACGTTTCAACGGGTCAAACCGGGGGGCAGCTATGTGCAATTCACCTATGGGCCAAAGCCACCCGTCGCACGCCCGGTGCGCGAGGATTTGCAGCTTGCTTGGCGGGTCAGCCGAAAAATCTGGTGGAACATGCCACCCGCACGGGTCTATCGCTTTACGCAACGCGCCGCAGGCGCCTGCGCCATTTGA
- a CDS encoding SspB family protein, which yields MSDKPQTIAYGRLMHHAMRGLIQTVLTEVAQNGLPGHHHFFITFDTQAEGVDIAPWLTDRYPDEMTIVIQHWYDALEVDDDGFAITLNFGDSPERLSIPFDAILTFVDPSVEFGLRFESIGVEDAEDEDTPSAETPAAPAPSDSVAAPEPHKDAEVVSLDTFRRNH from the coding sequence ATGTCCGACAAACCGCAAACCATTGCCTATGGCCGTTTGATGCATCATGCGATGCGGGGCCTGATCCAGACGGTCCTGACGGAGGTGGCGCAGAACGGATTGCCGGGCCATCATCATTTCTTCATCACGTTCGACACGCAGGCCGAGGGCGTCGATATCGCGCCATGGCTGACAGATCGCTACCCCGACGAGATGACCATCGTGATCCAGCACTGGTACGATGCGCTGGAGGTCGATGACGACGGGTTTGCGATCACGCTGAACTTCGGCGACAGCCCCGAAAGGCTGTCGATCCCGTTCGATGCGATCCTGACCTTCGTCGATCCATCGGTCGAATTCGGCCTCCGTTTCGAAAGCATCGGGGTCGAGGACGCCGAAGACGAGGATACGCCAAGCGCCGAAACCCCGGCAGCACCGGCCCCAAGCGACAGCGTCGCCGCGCCCGAGCCGCACAAGGATGCCGAGGTCGTCAGCCTCGACACCTTCCGCCGCAACCACTGA
- a CDS encoding DUF4345 family protein: MLGAFTAIDIINMTVGLLTIGLGLLGWLAPRWTMEQLDMVAGPTHMAYTEVSAVSGALFVGMGLGAMVLNEPLGWVVMGLAYGGAAVGRVTSIFRDNAASRQSWTFFGAEASLASWLILANI; the protein is encoded by the coding sequence ATGCTGGGCGCATTCACCGCGATCGACATCATCAACATGACCGTAGGCCTTCTGACCATCGGCCTGGGCCTGCTGGGCTGGCTGGCCCCGCGCTGGACGATGGAACAGTTGGACATGGTCGCCGGGCCGACACACATGGCCTATACCGAGGTGTCGGCCGTGTCGGGTGCGCTGTTCGTCGGGATGGGTCTGGGCGCGATGGTGCTGAACGAACCGCTGGGCTGGGTGGTGATGGGTCTGGCCTATGGCGGTGCAGCGGTCGGGCGCGTGACCTCGATCTTTCGCGACAACGCCGCCTCGCGCCAGAGCTGGACGTTCTTCGGGGCCGAGGCGTCGCTGGCCTCGTGGCTCATCCTCGCGAACATCTGA
- a CDS encoding Hint domain-containing protein: MSTSDTQSGSDTGTINGIDVGLTATLPTFATDTFDVSADITTGALSQDINVALVIDTSGSTAGDSGSDVDGDGINDTYLAAQQAAAKALFQSLLEAGYNPEDVTVTLIEYNNAGQTVGNFTLSQQDAFETAVDGLDAGGGTNFDDALDEVLREWRGTTTDGAADDSPPSEVTADDTNLIVFLSDGRPTVDGTNFNSELAAIEAEFDADITAIGVGANSSLTQLEVIDNTGTATQVTDLSQLADVINTPPPLPDLQEIQILVNGSVIETIPADDPRIITTPLGYRLSHETVTGYPYVVGETLDVAVRAVFHPTGDTLTVDGLILPLFICFVAGTRILTPEGPKPIECLAPGDLVMTRDHGLQAIRWIGSTTLPDHALAHRPEARPVRISAGALGHGLPERDLLVSRQHRILIHDWRAELFFAADDDGVLTPAFSLVNDTTIRLDRSKGGVTYVHMAFARHEVVYAEGVEAESFHPYAKTVGMLAPAQRAELFALFPDLAEGEAYPSARRQLRGRDGRVFAAASPAVG; this comes from the coding sequence ATGAGCACATCGGACACGCAAAGCGGGTCGGATACCGGCACGATCAACGGCATCGATGTCGGCCTGACGGCGACCTTGCCGACCTTCGCAACCGATACGTTCGATGTATCGGCCGATATCACCACCGGCGCGCTGAGCCAGGATATCAACGTGGCCCTGGTGATCGATACCTCGGGCTCGACCGCCGGCGACTCGGGCTCGGACGTGGATGGCGACGGGATCAACGACACCTATCTCGCGGCGCAGCAGGCCGCGGCCAAGGCGCTGTTCCAGTCGCTGCTCGAGGCCGGGTACAACCCAGAGGACGTGACCGTCACGCTGATCGAATACAACAATGCCGGACAGACCGTGGGCAACTTCACCCTGTCCCAGCAGGACGCGTTCGAAACCGCGGTCGATGGCCTCGATGCGGGTGGCGGCACGAATTTCGACGATGCGCTGGACGAGGTGCTGCGCGAGTGGCGCGGCACAACGACCGACGGCGCGGCCGATGACAGCCCGCCCTCCGAGGTGACGGCGGATGATACCAACCTGATCGTGTTCCTCTCGGATGGGCGGCCGACCGTGGATGGCACGAATTTCAACAGCGAGCTTGCGGCCATCGAGGCCGAGTTCGATGCCGATATCACCGCGATCGGGGTGGGGGCGAACTCGTCTCTGACCCAGCTCGAGGTGATCGACAACACCGGCACGGCCACGCAGGTCACCGACTTGTCGCAACTGGCCGATGTCATCAACACGCCGCCGCCGCTGCCGGATCTGCAGGAAATCCAGATCCTGGTGAACGGCTCGGTCATCGAGACGATCCCGGCCGACGATCCGCGCATCATCACCACCCCCCTTGGCTACCGCCTGTCGCATGAAACCGTTACGGGCTATCCCTATGTCGTGGGCGAGACGCTGGATGTGGCCGTGCGCGCCGTGTTCCACCCGACGGGCGACACGCTGACGGTCGACGGTCTGATCCTGCCGCTTTTCATCTGTTTCGTCGCCGGAACCCGCATCCTGACCCCCGAGGGACCAAAACCCATCGAATGCCTGGCCCCCGGCGACCTTGTGATGACCCGCGACCACGGTCTGCAGGCGATCCGCTGGATCGGGTCGACCACGCTGCCCGATCACGCCCTGGCCCACCGCCCCGAGGCGCGGCCGGTGCGGATCTCGGCCGGGGCCCTTGGCCACGGCCTGCCCGAGCGCGACCTGCTGGTCTCGCGTCAGCATCGCATCCTGATCCACGACTGGCGGGCCGAGTTGTTCTTTGCCGCCGATGATGACGGCGTGCTGACCCCGGCCTTTTCACTGGTCAATGACACGACCATCCGGCTGGACCGCTCCAAGGGCGGCGTCACCTATGTGCACATGGCCTTTGCGCGGCACGAGGTGGTCTATGCCGAGGGCGTCGAAGCCGAAAGCTTTCACCCCTATGCCAAGACCGTTGGCATGCTGGCCCCCGCACAGCGGGCCGAATTGTTCGCCCTGTTTCCCGACCTGGCCGAGGGCGAGGCCTACCCGTCGGCACGGCGCCAGTTGCGGGGCCGGGACGGGCGCGTTTTCGCTGCGGCATCGCCTGCGGTGGGCTGA
- a CDS encoding ABC transporter substrate-binding protein has protein sequence MNKTFTLGTAITLALSAPAFSQDLLVFDYSGFEDPSFHQPYVEAHGGSPEFVFFGDEDEAFQRLLAGFRSDVTHICAGSVPRWQASGIIEPWDTDRIAAFADLNSDLVGADVLAGSSELFFLPTDYGSTAVVYNTDEVPAEDVASLEIFTNPAYAGRVSIPDNVDDAYALAYLATGVSDWSDVTDAQFEAATAWLRGIHENLLNYWGDPAELQQQMASGQILASWAWNEVPVALADEGFPVGFARNTTEGTSVWLCGYVNMAEGEGSEDLAYDYVNALLSEASAGPLLENGFGSANDAALQAQGAEALEASGLGEVSVPVLAQLPISNEQRERQAEAFERIKAGF, from the coding sequence ATGAACAAGACCTTCACCCTCGGCACGGCGATCACGCTGGCGCTGTCCGCCCCCGCGTTTTCGCAGGATCTTCTGGTCTTCGATTATTCCGGCTTCGAGGATCCGTCCTTTCACCAACCGTATGTCGAGGCCCATGGCGGCAGCCCCGAATTCGTCTTTTTCGGCGACGAGGACGAGGCGTTCCAGCGCCTTCTGGCCGGGTTCCGGTCGGACGTGACGCATATCTGCGCCGGCTCCGTGCCGCGTTGGCAGGCCTCGGGCATCATCGAGCCCTGGGACACCGACCGCATCGCCGCCTTCGCGGATCTCAACTCGGATCTGGTCGGCGCGGATGTGCTGGCGGGCTCGTCCGAGCTGTTCTTCCTGCCGACCGATTATGGCTCGACCGCCGTGGTCTACAACACCGACGAGGTCCCGGCCGAGGATGTCGCCAGCCTCGAGATCTTTACCAATCCCGCCTATGCGGGCCGCGTGTCGATCCCCGACAATGTCGATGACGCCTATGCGCTGGCCTATCTGGCCACCGGCGTGTCGGACTGGTCGGACGTGACCGATGCCCAGTTCGAGGCGGCGACCGCCTGGCTGCGCGGCATCCACGAGAACCTGCTGAACTACTGGGGCGACCCGGCCGAGTTGCAGCAGCAGATGGCCTCGGGGCAGATCCTGGCCTCGTGGGCGTGGAACGAGGTGCCCGTCGCCCTGGCCGACGAAGGCTTTCCTGTCGGCTTTGCCCGCAACACCACCGAGGGCACCAGCGTCTGGCTCTGCGGCTACGTGAACATGGCCGAGGGCGAAGGCTCCGAGGATCTGGCCTATGACTACGTCAACGCGCTCTTGTCCGAGGCATCGGCCGGCCCGCTGTTGGAAAACGGCTTCGGCTCGGCCAATGACGCGGCGCTGCAGGCCCAGGGGGCCGAGGCGCTCGAGGCCTCGGGCCTGGGCGAGGTGAGTGTGCCGGTTCTGGCGCAACTGCCGATCTCGAACGAACAGCGCGAGCGTCAGGCCGAAGCGTTCGAACGGATCAAGGCCGGCTTCTGA
- a CDS encoding FadR/GntR family transcriptional regulator, producing the protein MKIDPNNPRGLPAQIADAIRDSIVAGRLIVDERLPSEAELAEQFEVSRPTIREALKRLAAQSLIRTTRGAFGGAFVNRLSYEEAYAQQITTATLLLSMNGVAFETACEARYALERACAPLAAERCSPDQLATMRAEIHRQGQPGLTDEAFCASDVAFHRALVDAAGNPVLSYQLAGAVEAMQPLMNMITFTARSRERIGALHTSLADAIEAGDGPRAAEILSALEAYTLELGQSVRAARAARAETR; encoded by the coding sequence ATGAAAATCGATCCCAACAACCCGCGCGGCCTGCCCGCACAGATCGCCGATGCGATCCGCGACTCGATCGTTGCGGGCCGTCTGATCGTGGATGAACGCCTCCCCTCCGAGGCAGAGCTGGCCGAGCAGTTCGAGGTCTCGCGCCCCACGATCCGAGAAGCGCTGAAGCGGCTGGCCGCGCAATCGCTGATCCGCACGACACGCGGGGCTTTCGGGGGTGCCTTCGTCAACCGCCTGTCCTATGAAGAGGCCTATGCCCAGCAGATCACGACCGCGACGCTGCTGTTGTCGATGAACGGGGTCGCCTTTGAGACCGCCTGCGAGGCGCGCTATGCGCTGGAACGCGCCTGTGCACCGCTGGCGGCCGAACGGTGCAGCCCCGACCAGCTGGCCACCATGCGCGCCGAGATACACCGCCAGGGCCAGCCCGGCCTGACGGACGAGGCGTTCTGCGCCTCGGATGTCGCCTTTCACCGCGCCTTGGTGGATGCGGCGGGCAACCCGGTGCTGTCCTACCAGCTGGCCGGCGCGGTCGAGGCGATGCAGCCGCTGATGAACATGATCACCTTCACCGCCCGATCGCGCGAGCGGATCGGGGCGCTGCACACCTCGCTTGCCGATGCCATCGAGGCCGGCGACGGGCCGCGCGCCGCCGAGATCCTGAGCGCCCTGGAAGCCTACACGCTCGAACTGGGCCAATCGGTGCGCGCCGCCCGCGCGGCAAGGGCCGAGACGCGCTGA
- a CDS encoding DUF2182 domain-containing protein, translating to MIAARIRSMAAPHWLALYGGILATWALLWVMALPADLRAAAGIYGADLIAALCTTGPGGAGYPGLVLMWALMAGGMMAPTALPAFATYDDLSHAGATRFGALVAGYLVIWLGFAVLAAAAQLGLTRAGLLGALGESRSALFSGALLVGAGLYQFSSLKEACLSRCRAPLTFFMQHWGEGAFRQGLRLGADCLGCCAALMALAFVGGVMSLGFMALGMVMMALEKLPVLGRWLTAPLGIALIAGGIWTALATI from the coding sequence ATGATCGCCGCGCGCATCAGGTCCATGGCCGCGCCGCATTGGCTGGCGCTTTACGGTGGCATCCTGGCGACGTGGGCGCTGCTTTGGGTCATGGCGCTGCCCGCCGATCTGCGCGCGGCCGCAGGGATCTATGGCGCGGACCTGATCGCGGCGCTGTGTACCACCGGGCCGGGCGGGGCGGGCTATCCCGGCCTCGTGCTGATGTGGGCGCTGATGGCGGGCGGCATGATGGCGCCCACCGCGCTGCCGGCATTCGCCACCTATGACGACCTGTCCCATGCGGGGGCCACGCGCTTTGGCGCGCTGGTCGCGGGCTATCTGGTGATCTGGCTGGGATTTGCCGTGCTGGCGGCGGCGGCGCAACTGGGCCTGACCCGCGCCGGTCTGCTGGGCGCCTTGGGCGAGAGCCGCTCGGCCCTGTTTTCGGGCGCGCTGCTGGTGGGCGCAGGCCTCTACCAATTTTCATCGCTGAAAGAGGCCTGCCTCAGTCGCTGCCGCGCGCCGCTGACGTTTTTCATGCAGCACTGGGGCGAGGGCGCGTTCCGGCAGGGCCTGCGGCTGGGGGCCGATTGCCTCGGCTGTTGCGCGGCCCTGATGGCACTGGCCTTTGTCGGCGGGGTCATGAGCCTTGGGTTCATGGCGCTGGGGATGGTGATGATGGCGTTGGAGAAGCTGCCCGTCCTCGGACGCTGGCTGACCGCGCCCTTGGGGATTGCATTGATCGCGGGCGGGATCTGGACCGCGCTTGCGACGATCTGA
- a CDS encoding DUF1326 domain-containing protein — MYDDVETEAGVQTTRDEPGKTPWAIKGELILNCNCTVFCPCVVSLGKHAPTEGYCQAWAGVRIDEGFYGDADISGLNVGLLLEIPGLMARGNWKAAAFIDERADDGAYDGLVNIFSGAARGTTGLFSLLVSEFLGAERAPVIFETEGKARRLMVGKKIQGEVVPVGGSDPDSDIVVTNTQYWMGPDITVATATKGRVRAFGRVWDFDGRSAEICQIDWVGPQGR; from the coding sequence ATGTATGATGACGTCGAGACCGAAGCCGGGGTGCAGACCACGCGCGACGAGCCGGGCAAGACCCCTTGGGCGATCAAGGGCGAGTTGATCCTGAACTGCAATTGCACCGTGTTCTGCCCCTGCGTGGTCAGCCTTGGCAAACACGCGCCCACCGAAGGGTACTGCCAGGCCTGGGCCGGGGTGCGCATCGACGAAGGGTTCTACGGAGACGCGGATATCTCGGGCCTGAACGTGGGCCTGCTGCTGGAAATCCCCGGCCTGATGGCGCGCGGCAACTGGAAGGCGGCGGCCTTCATCGACGAGCGCGCCGATGACGGCGCCTATGACGGGCTGGTGAACATCTTTTCCGGTGCGGCGCGCGGCACCACGGGCCTGTTCAGCCTGCTGGTGAGCGAGTTCCTGGGGGCCGAGCGCGCGCCTGTGATCTTCGAGACCGAGGGCAAGGCGCGTCGCCTGATGGTGGGCAAGAAGATCCAGGGCGAGGTCGTGCCCGTCGGCGGCAGCGACCCCGACAGCGATATCGTCGTGACCAACACGCAATACTGGATGGGCCCCGACATCACCGTCGCCACCGCCACCAAGGGCCGCGTGCGCGCCTTTGGCCGGGTGTGGGATTTCGATGGCCGCTCGGCCGAGATCTGCCAGATCGACTGGGTCGGACCACAGGGGCGCTAG
- a CDS encoding dimethylsulfoniopropionate demethylase: MAQLSLSRRLRRTPFTEGVLAAGVTGYTVYNHMLLPTVFRSVEEDYHHLKSAVQVWDVSCQRQVEVRGPDAGRLVQMLTPRDLRGMLPGQCYYMPIVDETGGMLNDPVVVKLTEDRWWISIADSDLLYWVKGIAYGYRLDVLVDEPDVSPLAVQGPRADDLMAEVFGDSVRDLRFFRFGLFGFGGRQLVVARSGYSKQGGYEIYLEGGDLGMPLWSALIEAGRALDVRAGGPNLIERIESGLLSYGNDMTDDNTPHECGLGRFCNTATAIGCIGRDALLRVAKEGPVQQIRPLAMSGAPVPAVEEFWPVMAGHRKVGRVSSAAFSPDFGVNVSIAMIRMTHWDAGATLTVMTPDGPREAVVKEKFWN; encoded by the coding sequence ATGGCTCAACTCTCGCTGTCGCGCCGCCTGCGCCGCACGCCGTTCACCGAAGGGGTGCTGGCCGCCGGTGTCACCGGTTACACCGTCTACAACCACATGCTGTTGCCCACGGTGTTCCGCTCGGTCGAAGAGGATTACCACCATCTCAAATCCGCGGTGCAGGTCTGGGACGTCTCGTGCCAGCGGCAGGTCGAGGTGCGCGGCCCCGATGCCGGACGGCTGGTGCAGATGCTGACGCCGCGCGACCTGCGCGGGATGCTTCCCGGACAATGCTACTACATGCCCATCGTCGATGAGACGGGGGGCATGCTGAATGACCCGGTCGTCGTCAAGCTGACCGAGGATCGGTGGTGGATTTCCATCGCCGACAGTGATCTGCTCTACTGGGTCAAGGGCATCGCCTATGGCTATCGCCTCGACGTTCTGGTGGACGAACCCGATGTGTCGCCGCTGGCGGTGCAGGGGCCGCGCGCCGATGACCTGATGGCCGAGGTTTTTGGCGACTCGGTGCGGGATCTGCGCTTTTTCCGCTTTGGCCTGTTTGGCTTCGGCGGTCGGCAATTGGTGGTCGCGCGCTCGGGCTATTCGAAACAGGGCGGCTACGAGATCTATCTCGAAGGGGGTGATCTGGGCATGCCTCTGTGGAGTGCCCTGATAGAGGCAGGCCGGGCGCTGGACGTGCGCGCGGGCGGCCCGAACCTGATCGAGCGGATCGAAAGCGGCTTGCTGAGCTATGGCAATGACATGACCGACGACAACACGCCCCATGAATGCGGGCTGGGCCGGTTCTGCAACACGGCCACGGCCATCGGCTGTATCGGCCGCGACGCCCTCCTGCGCGTGGCCAAGGAAGGCCCGGTGCAACAGATCCGGCCGCTGGCCATGTCCGGCGCCCCGGTCCCCGCAGTCGAAGAGTTCTGGCCGGTCATGGCCGGACACCGCAAGGTCGGGCGCGTGTCCTCGGCGGCGTTCTCGCCCGATTTCGGCGTCAACGTCTCGATCGCGATGATCCGCATGACCCATTGGGATGCGGGGGCGACGTTGACCGTCATGACGCCCGACGGCCCGCGCGAGGCGGTGGTGAAGGAAAAATTCTGGAACTGA
- the acuI gene encoding acrylyl-CoA reductase (NADPH), with protein MTFRALVVDKNDEGKTSASVQELGEERLPEGGVTVAVEYSTLNYKDGLCIGPGGGLVRSYPHVPGIDLAGTVEASDDDRYAPGDKVVLTGWRVGEVHWGGYAEKARVKADWLVPLPEGLTTRQAMAVGTAGFTAMLAVMALEDHGLTPENGEVLVTGAAGGVGSVATAILGHLGYEVAAVTGRPEQEDYLKSLGAARIVARSDLAETTKRPLEAETWAGCVDAVGGDMLARVLGQMKYGASVAAVGLAGGAQLPATVIPFLLRGVNLLGIDSVMQPYENRLRAWKRIAQDLPMDKLEAMIEPATLADLPDLGRAILKGGVRGRVVVDVTA; from the coding sequence ATGACCTTTCGTGCGCTGGTGGTCGACAAGAATGACGAGGGCAAGACAAGCGCTTCGGTGCAGGAGCTGGGCGAAGAACGTCTGCCCGAGGGCGGCGTGACGGTCGCGGTCGAGTATTCGACGCTGAACTACAAGGACGGGTTGTGCATCGGGCCGGGCGGCGGGCTGGTGCGCAGCTACCCGCATGTGCCCGGCATCGATCTGGCCGGCACGGTCGAGGCCAGTGACGACGACCGCTACGCGCCGGGCGACAAGGTGGTGCTGACCGGCTGGCGCGTGGGCGAGGTGCATTGGGGCGGCTACGCCGAGAAGGCGCGGGTCAAGGCCGATTGGCTGGTGCCACTGCCCGAGGGGCTGACGACGCGGCAGGCCATGGCGGTGGGCACGGCGGGGTTCACGGCGATGCTGGCTGTCATGGCACTTGAAGATCACGGCCTAACACCAGAAAATGGCGAGGTTCTTGTCACGGGCGCTGCGGGTGGTGTCGGATCGGTCGCGACCGCGATCCTTGGGCATCTGGGCTACGAGGTGGCCGCCGTCACCGGCCGGCCCGAGCAAGAGGATTACCTGAAAAGCCTAGGCGCCGCCCGCATCGTCGCGCGTAGTGATCTGGCCGAGACCACCAAGCGCCCCCTCGAGGCGGAAACATGGGCAGGCTGTGTCGACGCGGTGGGTGGCGACATGCTGGCGCGCGTGTTGGGGCAGATGAAATACGGCGCCTCGGTTGCCGCCGTTGGGCTGGCCGGTGGCGCGCAATTGCCCGCGACGGTGATCCCCTTTTTGCTGAGGGGCGTGAACCTTCTGGGTATCGACAGCGTCATGCAACCCTATGAAAACCGTCTGCGCGCGTGGAAGCGCATCGCCCAGGATCTGCCGATGGACAAACTCGAGGCGATGATCGAGCCGGCGACGCTGGCCGATCTGCCCGATCTGGGCCGCGCCATTCTGAAGGGCGGCGTGCGCGGCCGCGTGGTGGTTGACGTCACGGCCTGA
- a CDS encoding cryptochrome/photolyase family protein, protein MTDAPVLYWTRRDFRLSDNPALVAACDSGAPVIPVFICDEVVETHGAAPKWRLGLGAEAFGAALQGAGSRLIYRRGPALEVLRALIAETGATAVHWNRLYDPDSRQRDEGVKSGLKADGIDAHSHAGHILFEPWTVETGTGGFYKVYTPFWKAVRGRDPGPALSAPKIPAAKTWPESDTPSDWGLGKAMRRGADIVHPHLAIGEEAARGRLGAFMSNGIDAYVTARDDLATNGTSHLSENLTYGEISARACWWAGQRAMDEGKAGAETFLKEIVWRDFAYHLVYHTPRITSGNWREEWDAFPWTEDERRAEVKAWKQGRTGMQIVDAAMREMYVTGRMHNRARMLVASYLTKHLMCHWKIGLDWFEECLVDWDPASNAMGWQWSAGSGPDATPYFRVFNPETQAEKFDKHGRYRRRWLAEITSQPPDTATSYFEAIPESWGMTADDAYPSAPIVSAAEGRKRALAAYENRDF, encoded by the coding sequence ATGACCGATGCCCCCGTCCTCTACTGGACCCGCCGCGATTTCCGCCTGTCCGACAACCCGGCCCTGGTCGCCGCCTGCGACAGCGGCGCGCCCGTCATCCCGGTGTTCATCTGCGACGAGGTGGTCGAAACGCACGGTGCCGCGCCGAAATGGCGGCTGGGGTTGGGGGCCGAAGCCTTTGGCGCGGCGTTGCAGGGGGCGGGATCGCGCCTGATCTATCGGCGCGGTCCGGCGCTGGAGGTGCTGCGTGCCCTGATCGCGGAAACCGGCGCGACCGCGGTGCATTGGAACCGCCTGTACGACCCCGACAGCCGGCAGCGCGACGAGGGCGTGAAATCCGGCCTCAAGGCCGATGGCATCGACGCCCACAGCCACGCCGGCCACATCCTGTTCGAGCCCTGGACGGTCGAAACCGGCACGGGTGGCTTCTACAAGGTGTATACGCCCTTCTGGAAGGCGGTGCGCGGGCGCGATCCGGGCCCGGCGCTGTCGGCCCCGAAGATCCCGGCGGCCAAGACCTGGCCCGAAAGCGACACCCCGTCCGATTGGGGCCTTGGCAAGGCCATGCGGCGCGGCGCCGACATCGTGCACCCCCACCTGGCAATCGGGGAAGAGGCCGCGCGCGGGCGGCTTGGTGCGTTCATGTCCAATGGGATCGACGCCTATGTTACGGCGCGGGACGATCTGGCGACCAACGGCACCTCGCACCTGTCGGAAAACCTGACCTATGGCGAGATCAGCGCGCGCGCCTGCTGGTGGGCGGGGCAACGCGCGATGGACGAGGGCAAGGCAGGGGCCGAGACCTTTCTCAAGGAGATCGTCTGGCGCGATTTCGCCTATCACCTCGTCTACCACACGCCACGCATCACCAGCGGAAACTGGCGCGAGGAATGGGATGCCTTTCCGTGGACCGAGGATGAACGCCGCGCCGAGGTGAAGGCGTGGAAACAGGGGCGCACCGGCATGCAGATCGTCGATGCCGCCATGCGCGAGATGTATGTGACCGGGCGCATGCACAATCGCGCGCGGATGCTGGTGGCCTCCTACCTGACCAAGCACCTGATGTGTCACTGGAAGATCGGGCTGGACTGGTTCGAGGAATGCCTTGTCGACTGGGACCCGGCCAGCAACGCGATGGGCTGGCAATGGTCGGCGGGTTCGGGGCCCGACGCAACGCCATATTTCCGGGTCTTCAACCCCGAGACCCAGGCCGAGAAATTCGACAAGCATGGGCGCTATCGCCGCCGCTGGCTGGCCGAGATCACCAGCCAGCCACCCGACACGGCGACCAGCTATTTCGAGGCGATCCCGGAAAGCTGGGGCATGACGGCCGACGACGCCTACCCCTCGGCGCCGATCGTCAGTGCCGCCGAGGGGCGCAAACGCGCACTCGCGGCCTATGAGAACCGCGACTTCTGA